The genome window CATATATGTTTTCTCGCCTTGTGGACCTTGTGGTGAAATAGCTCTCATATCTTCACCATCCACACTTTGCATATTAGTTGCATTTTTCCTCTACAAGGGATTCACAATATATTTTTTCGCTTAGTTCATAGTCTAGAGTTACCCTAACAGTTGAACTAGTTCaaagtagttcaacttgcccgTGTAGCAGTTAAACTGGCCTGCACCAGTTGAACTgtagatttaacaatatttcaaAGTTTGTGGTGAAATTTtccagattagcctattcacccccctctaggataCTTTCAAGGGCGGTTCGATGGCTCGGCATTGCTTATCTACATGGCCTTTTCCTTACCACAGTGTCGACTCGGTATGCTTCTACCACTTCTATGTACCTGTCACCCATCCTTGTGTcattgcaaaaattattgtgttgttcctctgttgttttaggtgttagttttttgttgtgctaaggactgaatataatttgggtgtgttaatactttatttattgtctgcACATGGTTTCTGTTCTTCTGATGATGGCTCATGGATCCTGCAAAATATGTGTTAGAATTTAGAGATCCATGCGAGCACTACCATAGGGTGCTTGTCCCTTGTGTTTTTGACTCTTGCATGCATTatatcgtttctgagaccacattggcgcaatggactccatggtgtttgaggttgctgaattggatggaacaGCAATTATTTATCATGCTAACAGTAAaataaaaggttatttgttggttttaaacgttagtaattgctacgaagtaccataatttgtatagagcgcatccagtttttattgatgcctcactttagcaaccactccatattttgatctatcttttttataagtttgagttcatgtgacttattttagaagctTGACCTCACAAACTTCCTCTTATTTgatctctgtatggtggaattatgtaatcctataatctctgttcgttcaatcagcgttgtgaactatcttctaatCGCTCTcttcattggccgtgttgtaccaagacatattggatggagtaaacaacaacatcagttagtcaaataaaaaaatattatgcggagagcggagacaatcaataaaaagtcttgagatctttttggtgaatagtttacgtgggtattgttgtgagccgtcgcaatgCACAGGCAACCGACTAGTTCAAACATGATATTTCCGTTATGGTTCTTTTGCCACAGTATCAAAATGAGTTAGACCTTGTGAAACAAAAAATCATAAAAAAGACACTACTTACTCAAACATATTATTCAAAAAATGATCTACAATTAAAATTAGGGGCATATTTTGAGTCTGCTACAGAGCAATTTGAATATTATTGGAATGTATTATATTTTGAGTCTCCCTTAACCCTACTTTATTCCTAAATACCATTTGACCTCTTTTTAAAATTTTGCTCACTTGACTCCAATTTTTAGAGTCTGACCCTGCTTTGCTCCTCAATACCCATTTGACCTCTTTTTTAAATTTTGCTCATTTGACCCCGATCTTTAGAGTTGAAGCTGTCATTTTGCCCTAGGCTATAACTTTGTTTGAGTACCAAAATAATATTTTTATGAAATGAAGGAGAAGGAATTGAGGTTGAAGTTCCTAAACTACCCCTCTTCTCTCACATCACCTCTCTCTCAAGATACTCTCAATCTCTCCTAAACTTGTATGAGAAGGGTTAGGGCACCTAACCTGACAGCCAATGACGAATGGTACCAAGTGACACTTAAGATGTGTTTGGTTAGATATACAATTATACAAAAAGGGATGGGAGGGAGCCGTCACAGTTTTTATAGTGTTTGATTGAGAGTCACGTAGGGACGATATAAACATCAAAGTAATTTTTGGTAGCGACGTGATCTAAAAAATTCAAGACGGTGTCGTCCTCGTCTCATACTATTTTGACCTTAAACTAAATACATCCTAAATCACCGGGAACCAAAAGAGGCCTAAATTGCTTCTACATGGATACGGAGGAGGCGAGGAGCTACTACATTTGCACAGTAGACCTCAGATTCATTAATAAAGCTGCTCCATAATAAACTATAGATCTAGTTCTAGTTTTTAACGGATAAACTGTTCCAAACCTACCCTAATTTTGGCTGGAGATTTTTTTTTGAGGACAATAAAGGCGCTTTCCACACTCACCGAATCCGCCTTCATCGCAACTCGCGACGACCCAGCCATACATTCATCCATCACTTGCGGACTCGCCTCGTGCGCTTCCATTTCCACTCCGACCCGGCCGGCGACCCGCCCCCCGGTCCCCGGAGCGACCGAGGCCTCGCTCACCGACATGTGGGCCCTCAACAACGCCAAGGCCGGCGGACCCTGCCTCACGCCGCGGCACCCAGCGCCGCCCTCCCTTGCGTCGCCGTCGACGGCATCGGCTGGGCGGAGGTTCTGGAGGCGCAGCCCCGTGTGGGCGCCCCTGGTGGCGGTGCGCGCGTCGGGGGGCACGAGGAAGGACGGCTCCGTCGGTGGCGAGGCCAGCGGCGAGGAAGCCGATAGCAAGGCGTCGTCTGCCGGTGAGGCCCTTCTCGTGTGTATGTGATGCCTTCGAATCGCTGGGCTTAGGCTTGGCAAGGTGAATGTTTGGGCGATTCGCATCGCATGTGCAGTATTCCAGGTCGCATCCTTTCCGTTGATCCGATTCTTACCTGTTGATGGGATGCGATTTGGATTTGGGGCGCCGCGCTTTTCGTGAGACTGGTGACTCAGATACTCAGATGTCGATCTTGCTCCGCACCTAGTTGATAGCACTTCTTTGATTGTGATATATTGTGTTTTTTCAGTTACAAACTTGCAGTTCTACTACTCCGCGTTTTGTTAATTTTGGTATAGAATCTACATTAGGCTTATGTTTGTGATCAATCCAGCATGATGGCCACATTAGAAGTGCTTTGGTATGCCCTTCCACGCTACAAGATCATCAACTACGAATCTAGGACCTGGACCTGGCCTTGGTTCTTCTCAATTGATGGTTTCTGTTCATGCAGGGCATGATGATGCATCTACCCCAACAGGGGATACCTCTGCTGGGTTGAACCAATCGCATGACGAACCAAAAACAAGCAAGCCGATTAATGTTTCTAGCAGCAACTACTGGCGAGATGTCAGGGCAAACCTTGTGCGTCGGGAACAGGTGAGCCTGGTCTGTCCTTAGTTACAATCTGTAGGGCTGGTAGATTTTCCCTATGGTTGAACTAGATGTCAAGAGATGCAAATGTACCCTATTTTGTTCATCGAGGCATTTGCCATTTTGCTCCTTGCTATCTGCCTAAAAACTGGTAACAACATGCTGTTCTGAGTATTGTTAGTTTCACCAACTGTATTTTTATCTCCTAATTGAGTTCATGACTACTGCCTCCGTTCACAAATGTTGGTCGTTCTCGTTTTTCGAGGAGTCAACTATTTTTAACTTGGACCACATTTATATAAGAACATTAGTATTGATAGTACATAATTAGTATCATTAGATAGACATTTGAATTTATTTTTTAGTAAAATTATTCGAAGACACAAAATGTTGTTAATGTATTGTATAAATCTAGCCAAACTTAAGAAAGTTTGACCGCGACACAAATACCATAGCGACAAACATTTGTGGACAGGAGTACTTTGCTACTAGGTGCACACTCCATTTAAGCTATAAGTGCACAACATCATTATGCTTTCCATTGGTACATCATGCAGGGATATAAACTTCaagcttgaacagggtttttacTTTTCATGTAGTAGGAAATGGTAGTTGGTCACGGCTAGCATTTTTTGTAAGCTTAAACTCTGGTAGTCTGGTGCCCTTGTGCCGTCTGAGGTCTCAGACTGGCGATATAAATGGGTGTCCAATTTTCGCTCGTTCACTTAATGCAAAACAGTGTTTACAAGGCGATTAACATCTAGGCAATTGCTGGgtccgcctggacgcctaggcgacaaGGTGCCACTGTTTCCCATGGTGAGCTCGCTGGGTACGCCTAGGCGGTGCCTTTGAAACACCAATGCAAAACACAAACTTCTCTTGAAAGAAGTTTTGTCTGGGTGTCGTAGAATTAGGATTCCTAATGCTGCATCATAGAATGGAAATAAAATGCAACATTCCGAATAATCTCTGTGGTGGGGTGGGGGGAAGGAACACATAAACAGTGGATTTCCCATTCTTGAAAAAACTGCTGCTGTATCATTATATCAATGCTGTATCAGCCATTGTTTTGCATCTCATTACATTTATTTGTATGTTGTTATAGGTTACTTTTTATTGTTTAAGAAAATTGTTGTAGTGAATTTCCATTCTTTGCAGCATGCCAAATGTCACCAACTGGTGAGCGCAGCCATATACCTTGGGGTTTTTCATATCTGCTTCTGTCTCTGAATCAGGAGCTATTAGTGGATCCAAGTACTCCATCAGAGTCGAAGGCGTCCTCAGGAGATCCATTACAGCTCCCTCAAAAGTGGGCTCATGCTATTACGATGCCAGAGGCAGGATGCGTTCTGGTTGCTACCGAAGCGCTAGACGACGACAGCATCTTCGAAAGAACCGTCATCTTCCTCCTCAGGCTCGGTACAAGGGGCACGTTCGACGGCCCGTTCGGAGTCATCATGAACCGTCCGCTCTACACAAAGATCAAGCACGTGAACCCGATGTTCCGAGACCAGGCGACGCCCTTCGGCGACTCCCCCCTCTTCTTCGGAGGCCCCGTCGACATGAGCATGTTCCTGGTGAGGACCGAGGACAGCGCGCGCCTCAAGGGGTTCGAGGAGGTGGTGCCAGGCATCTGCTACGGCTTCCGGACGGACCTCGAGAAGGCCGCCGCCCTGATGAACAGCGGCGCGATCAGGACCCAGGACCTGAGGTTCTACGTCGGCCACGCCGCCTGGGACCACGAGCAGCTGCT of Zea mays cultivar B73 chromosome 8, Zm-B73-REFERENCE-NAM-5.0, whole genome shotgun sequence contains these proteins:
- the LOC100272457 gene encoding uncharacterized LOC100272457 (The RefSeq protein has 1 substitution compared to this genomic sequence) encodes the protein MWALNNAKAGGPCLTPRHPAPPSLASPSTASAGRRFWRRSPVWAPLVAVRASGGTRKDGSVGGEASGEEADSKASSAGHDDASTPTGDTSAGLNQSHDEPKTSKPINVSSSNYWRDVRANLVRREQELLVDPSTPSESKASSGDPLQLPQKWAHAITMPEAGCVLVATEALDDDSIFERTVIFLLRLGTRGTFDGPFGVIMNRPLYTKIKHVNPMFRDQATPFGDSPLFFGGPVDMSMFLVRTEDSARLKGFEEVVPGICYGFRTDLEKAAALMNSGAIRTQDLRFYVGHAAWDHEQLLGEIRAGYWAVASCSTELIGDALMGDPSRLWTEIQLLMGG